A genomic segment from Streptomyces sp. NBC_00459 encodes:
- a CDS encoding A/G-specific adenine glycosylase, whose amino-acid sequence MTAPTKPPHRDTAPKSLPSSIADGTPLHTPVIDWFDEHARDLPWRRPEAGPWGVMVSEFMLQQTPVSRVLPVYEQWLALWPRPADLAAAPSGEAVRAWGRLGYPRRALRLHGAAVAITERHGGDVPTEHAQLLALPGIGEYTAAAVASFAYGQRHAVLDTNVRRVFARAVTGVQYPPNATTAAERKLARALLPADEPTAARWAAASMELGALVCTARNETCHRCPIAAQCAWQLAGKPEHEGPARRGQTYAGTDRQVRGKLLAVLREAHTPVPQAALDSVWHEPVQRARALDGLVSDGLVEPLPGGLYRLPHS is encoded by the coding sequence ATGACTGCGCCCACGAAACCCCCGCACCGCGACACCGCCCCCAAATCCCTCCCCTCCTCCATCGCCGACGGCACCCCCCTCCACACGCCCGTCATCGACTGGTTCGACGAGCACGCCCGAGACCTCCCCTGGCGGCGCCCGGAAGCCGGCCCCTGGGGCGTGATGGTCAGCGAGTTCATGCTCCAGCAGACGCCCGTCAGCCGCGTACTGCCCGTCTACGAGCAGTGGCTCGCCCTCTGGCCCCGCCCCGCCGACCTCGCCGCCGCCCCCTCCGGCGAAGCCGTCCGCGCCTGGGGCCGGCTCGGCTACCCGCGTCGCGCCCTGCGCCTGCACGGCGCCGCCGTCGCCATAACGGAACGCCACGGTGGCGACGTACCCACCGAGCACGCCCAACTGCTCGCCCTGCCCGGCATCGGCGAGTACACCGCCGCGGCCGTCGCGTCCTTCGCCTACGGCCAGCGGCACGCCGTACTGGACACGAACGTCCGCCGTGTCTTCGCCCGTGCCGTCACCGGCGTCCAGTACCCCCCGAACGCCACCACGGCCGCCGAACGCAAGCTCGCCCGCGCCCTGTTGCCTGCCGACGAGCCCACGGCCGCCCGGTGGGCCGCGGCCTCCATGGAGCTCGGCGCACTCGTCTGCACGGCCAGGAACGAGACCTGCCACCGCTGTCCGATCGCCGCCCAGTGCGCCTGGCAGCTCGCCGGGAAGCCCGAGCACGAGGGCCCGGCGCGGCGCGGCCAGACGTACGCCGGTACGGACCGTCAGGTACGCGGCAAGCTGCTCGCCGTACTCCGCGAAGCCCACACCCCCGTACCGCAGGCCGCGCTCGACAGCGTGTGGCACGAGCCGGTCCAACGTGCCCGGGCCCTCGACGGGCTCGTCTCCGACGGTCTGGTCGAGCCCCTGCCGGGCGGGCTGTACCGCCTGCCCCACAGCTGA
- a CDS encoding SigE family RNA polymerase sigma factor — protein MAQQGEVLEFEEYVRTRQDALLRSARRLVPDPVDAQDLLQTALVRTYGRWDGIADKRLADAYLRRVMINTRTEWWRARKLEEVPTEQLPDACVDDSTEQHADRALLMDVMKVLAPKQRSVVVLRHWEQMSTEETAAALGMSAGTVKSTLHRALARLREELEARDLDARALEHEERERCAA, from the coding sequence ATGGCGCAGCAGGGCGAGGTGCTCGAGTTCGAGGAGTACGTCCGCACACGGCAGGACGCGCTGTTGCGCAGCGCCCGTCGACTGGTCCCGGACCCCGTCGACGCGCAGGACCTGCTGCAGACCGCGCTCGTACGGACGTACGGCCGCTGGGACGGCATAGCGGACAAGCGGCTCGCTGACGCCTACCTCCGCCGGGTGATGATCAACACCCGGACCGAGTGGTGGCGTGCGCGCAAGCTCGAAGAGGTGCCCACCGAGCAGCTCCCGGACGCGTGCGTCGACGACTCCACCGAGCAGCACGCGGACCGCGCACTCCTGATGGATGTCATGAAGGTTCTCGCACCCAAGCAGCGGAGCGTCGTCGTGCTGCGACACTGGGAGCAGATGTCCACGGAGGAGACGGCCGCCGCCCTCGGCATGTCGGCCGGTACGGTCAAGAGCACGCTGCACCGGGCGCTCGCCCGGCTCCGGGAGGAGCTGGAGGCCCGCGATCTGGACGCACGCGCGCTGGAGCATGAGGAGCGGGAGCGTTGCGCGGCCTAG
- the cseB gene encoding two-component system response regulator CseB, giving the protein MADQTHVLFVEDDDVIREATQLALERDGFAVTAMPDGLSGLEAFRADRPDIALLDVMVPGLDGVSLCRRIRDESTVPVIMLSARADSIDVVLGLEAGADDYVTKPFDGAVLVARIRAVLRRFGHASGPNASGSEGSAPVTGGVLVFGDLEIDTEGMEVRKEGRTVALTPTEMRLLLEFSSAPGTVLSRDKLLERVWDYGWGGDTRVVDVHVQRLRTKIGQDRIETVRGFGYKLKA; this is encoded by the coding sequence ATGGCAGACCAGACCCACGTCCTCTTCGTCGAGGACGACGACGTCATCCGCGAGGCCACCCAACTCGCCCTGGAGCGGGACGGCTTCGCGGTCACCGCCATGCCCGACGGGCTGTCGGGCCTGGAGGCGTTCCGCGCCGACCGCCCCGACATCGCCCTCCTGGACGTCATGGTCCCGGGCCTCGACGGGGTCAGCCTGTGCCGCCGTATCCGCGACGAGTCCACCGTCCCGGTGATCATGCTGTCGGCGCGCGCCGACTCGATCGACGTGGTCCTGGGCCTGGAGGCGGGCGCCGACGACTACGTCACGAAGCCCTTCGACGGTGCCGTCCTGGTCGCCCGGATCCGCGCGGTCCTGCGCCGCTTCGGCCACGCGAGCGGCCCGAACGCGTCCGGCTCCGAGGGCAGCGCGCCCGTGACCGGCGGGGTGCTGGTCTTCGGGGACCTGGAGATCGACACCGAGGGCATGGAGGTCCGCAAGGAGGGCCGGACGGTGGCCCTGACCCCCACCGAGATGCGGCTGCTGCTGGAGTTCTCGTCCGCGCCGGGCACGGTCCTGTCCCGCGACAAGCTCCTCGAACGCGTGTGGGACTACGGCTGGGGCGGCGACACCCGTGTCGTCGACGTCCATGTGCAGCGGCTGCGTACGAAGATCGGCCAGGACCGGATCGAGACGGTCCGCGGCTTCGGCTACAAGTTGAAGGCCTGA
- the cseC gene encoding two-component system sensor histidine kinase CseC, whose protein sequence is MRLTRFTGIHTGLRWKLSAAIALVGALVAVTLSLVVHNAARVSMLDSARDLADERVLIGQSNYNLSGRPNFPGIKVDDPNLPEELREKAAQGRRATYVTDRPDGVPDIWAAVPLKDGHIMSLHTGFTDRSTDIMADLDQALIIGSIAVVLGGSALGVLIGAQLSRRLRKAAAAANQVARGETDVRVRDAIGGVVRDETDDLARAVDAMADTLRQRLEAERRVTADIAHELRTPVTGLLTAAELLPPGRPTELVLDRAQAMRTLVEDVLEVARLDGASERAELQDIMLGEFVARRVLAKDPEIAVHVVHESEVTTDPRRLERVLFNLLANAARHGKAPIEVSVEGRVIRVRDHGTGFPEDLLADGPSRFRTGSSDRSGHGHGLGLTIAAGQARVLGARLTFRNIRPPGAPEHVPAEGAVAVLWLPEHAPTNTGSYPMLPRASS, encoded by the coding sequence ATGCGACTGACTCGGTTCACGGGCATCCACACCGGGCTCAGGTGGAAGCTGAGCGCCGCCATCGCGCTGGTCGGCGCGCTCGTGGCGGTCACGCTCAGCCTTGTCGTGCACAACGCGGCCCGGGTCTCGATGCTGGACAGCGCACGCGACCTCGCGGACGAACGCGTCCTGATCGGACAGAGCAACTACAACCTGTCGGGGCGGCCCAACTTCCCTGGCATCAAGGTCGACGACCCGAACCTGCCCGAGGAGCTGCGGGAGAAGGCCGCGCAGGGCCGCCGGGCGACCTATGTGACCGACCGGCCGGACGGGGTGCCGGACATCTGGGCGGCCGTACCGCTCAAGGACGGGCACATCATGTCGCTGCACACCGGGTTCACCGACCGCAGTACGGACATCATGGCCGACCTCGACCAGGCGCTGATCATCGGCTCGATCGCCGTCGTCCTCGGCGGCAGCGCGCTCGGTGTGCTCATCGGCGCGCAGTTGTCGCGCCGGCTGCGCAAGGCGGCTGCCGCCGCGAACCAGGTCGCCAGGGGCGAGACGGACGTACGGGTGCGGGACGCCATCGGCGGTGTCGTACGGGACGAGACCGACGACCTCGCCCGGGCGGTGGACGCGATGGCGGACACACTGCGGCAGCGCCTGGAGGCGGAACGGCGCGTGACGGCGGACATCGCGCACGAGCTGCGTACGCCGGTGACAGGCCTGCTGACGGCCGCCGAACTGCTGCCGCCCGGGCGCCCGACGGAGTTGGTCCTGGACCGGGCGCAGGCCATGCGCACGCTGGTCGAGGACGTCCTGGAGGTGGCCCGTCTCGACGGCGCGTCGGAACGGGCCGAGCTGCAGGACATCATGCTGGGCGAGTTCGTGGCCCGGCGGGTGCTCGCGAAGGACCCGGAGATCGCCGTACACGTGGTGCACGAGTCGGAGGTCACGACGGATCCGCGGCGGCTGGAGCGCGTCCTGTTCAATCTGCTGGCCAACGCGGCACGGCACGGCAAGGCGCCCATAGAGGTGTCGGTCGAGGGCCGGGTCATCCGCGTACGCGACCACGGCACCGGCTTCCCGGAGGACCTGCTGGCGGACGGACCGAGCCGCTTCCGTACGGGGAGCAGTGACCGTTCGGGACACGGCCACGGTCTCGGCCTCACCATCGCCGCAGGCCAGGCCCGAGTTCTGGGCGCCCGCCTCACGTTCCGCAACATACGTCCACCGGGCGCCCCGGAGCACGTCCCCGCGGAGGGCGCGGTGGCAGTCCTGTGGCTCCCGGAACACGCCCCGACCAACACGGGCAGCTACCCGATGCTGCCGCGCGCGAGCAGCTGA
- a CDS encoding MDR family MFS transporter has product MADTRAVVDEQGGQGEQVQQGKQPRSVRVVLLALMIAMMLAMLDNMIIGTAMPTIVGELGGLEHLAWVVTAYTLATAASTPIWGKLGDMYGRKGVFMSSIVLFLIGSALSGMAQDMGQLIGFRAVQGLGAGGLMVGVMAIIGDLIPPRERGKYQGMMAGVMALAMIGGPLVGGALTDHLGWRWSFYINLPLGVVALAAISAVLHLPKKRAKTRIDYPGVALLTVGITSIVLVTTWGGTEYAWGSAMIMELIGIGVASLVGFVFWQTKAAEPIIPLHIFRSRNFTLMSIIGFITGFVMFGAVLFLPLYQQSVQGASATNSGLLLLPMLASMMVVSMVAGRVTTSSGKYKVFPLVGGVLLSVGLYLFAQMDTETSRLTSGLYMAVVGAGLGCLMQITMLVAQNSVEMKDMGVASSTTTLFRTLGSSFGVAIMGALFNNRVQDVMSERAGALGSKVTEQSAQLDAASLAKLPAAAREAYQYAVASGTHSAFLLGAVVAVVVLVAAVFVKEVPLKGAEPEKGGEGEGSGSGSDSASASVKGTVVEAV; this is encoded by the coding sequence ATGGCGGACACGCGGGCAGTGGTGGACGAACAGGGCGGGCAAGGCGAGCAGGTTCAGCAGGGCAAGCAGCCGCGGAGCGTGCGTGTGGTGCTGCTCGCGCTCATGATCGCGATGATGCTCGCAATGCTGGACAATATGATCATCGGTACGGCGATGCCGACGATCGTAGGTGAACTGGGCGGGCTCGAACACCTCGCGTGGGTCGTGACGGCCTACACGCTCGCCACCGCCGCCTCCACCCCGATCTGGGGCAAGCTCGGTGACATGTACGGGCGCAAGGGCGTCTTCATGAGCTCGATCGTGCTCTTCCTGATCGGGTCGGCGCTCAGCGGTATGGCCCAGGACATGGGACAGCTGATCGGCTTCCGGGCCGTGCAGGGACTTGGCGCCGGTGGCCTGATGGTCGGGGTCATGGCGATCATCGGGGACCTGATTCCGCCGCGTGAGCGGGGCAAGTACCAGGGCATGATGGCCGGCGTGATGGCACTCGCCATGATCGGCGGACCGCTGGTCGGCGGGGCGTTGACGGACCACCTGGGCTGGCGCTGGTCGTTCTACATCAACCTGCCGCTGGGTGTCGTGGCGCTCGCCGCCATCAGCGCCGTGCTGCACCTGCCGAAGAAGCGGGCGAAGACGCGCATCGACTATCCGGGCGTCGCGCTGCTGACGGTCGGCATCACGTCGATCGTGCTCGTCACGACCTGGGGCGGTACGGAGTACGCGTGGGGCTCCGCCATGATCATGGAGCTCATCGGGATCGGCGTCGCCTCGCTCGTCGGGTTCGTGTTCTGGCAGACGAAGGCCGCCGAGCCGATCATTCCGCTGCACATCTTCCGCAGCCGCAACTTCACCCTGATGTCGATCATCGGCTTCATCACCGGCTTCGTGATGTTCGGTGCGGTGCTGTTCCTGCCGCTGTACCAGCAGTCCGTGCAGGGCGCGTCCGCGACCAACTCCGGGCTGCTGCTGCTTCCGATGCTCGCGTCGATGATGGTCGTGTCCATGGTGGCGGGGCGGGTGACGACGAGCAGCGGCAAGTACAAGGTGTTCCCGCTGGTCGGCGGTGTGCTGCTGAGCGTCGGGCTGTACCTGTTCGCGCAGATGGACACGGAGACCTCGCGGCTGACGTCCGGTCTGTACATGGCGGTGGTCGGGGCGGGCCTCGGCTGTCTGATGCAGATCACCATGCTGGTCGCGCAGAACAGTGTCGAGATGAAGGACATGGGCGTCGCGTCCTCCACGACCACCCTGTTCCGTACGCTCGGGTCCTCGTTCGGGGTCGCGATCATGGGGGCGCTGTTCAACAACCGGGTGCAGGACGTGATGAGCGAGCGGGCCGGGGCGCTGGGCTCCAAGGTGACCGAGCAGTCGGCGCAGCTGGATGCGGCGAGCCTGGCGAAGTTGCCGGCGGCGGCGCGGGAGGCGTACCAGTACGCGGTGGCTTCCGGGACGCACTCGGCGTTTTTGCTGGGGGCTGTCGTGGCGGTCGTGGTGCTGGTGGCGGCGGTGTTCGTGAAGGAGGTTCCGTTGAAGGGGGCGGAGCCGGAGAAGGGTGGCGAGGGCGAGGGCTCCGGCTCGGGTTCCGATTCGGCTTCGGCTTCGGTCAAGGGGACTGTGGTTGAGGCGGTTTGA
- a CDS encoding TetR/AcrR family transcriptional regulator, whose amino-acid sequence MDRTKQRRRGDTRQRIQDVALELFAEQGYEKTSLREIAERLDVTKAALYYHFKTKEEIVVSLFEDLTKPIEDLIEWGRRQPHTLDTKQEIVRRYSEALTEAAPLFRFMQENQATVRDLSIGDMFKTRMLDMREIIIDPDAPLVDQVRCISAMFTLHAGMFVLQDLAGDAEEKRQAVLEVAIGLVTQAHEGTDRPL is encoded by the coding sequence ATGGACCGCACCAAGCAGCGTCGACGTGGGGACACCCGTCAGCGCATCCAGGACGTGGCGCTCGAACTCTTCGCCGAACAGGGTTACGAAAAGACCTCGCTGCGGGAGATCGCCGAGCGCCTCGACGTCACGAAGGCGGCGCTCTACTACCACTTCAAGACCAAAGAAGAGATCGTCGTCAGCCTGTTCGAGGATCTGACGAAACCGATCGAGGACCTGATCGAGTGGGGCCGGCGGCAGCCGCACACCCTCGACACGAAGCAGGAGATCGTACGCCGCTACAGCGAGGCGCTCACCGAAGCGGCCCCCCTCTTCCGCTTCATGCAGGAGAACCAGGCGACGGTACGGGACCTGAGCATCGGCGACATGTTCAAGACCCGCATGCTCGACATGCGGGAGATCATCATCGATCCGGACGCCCCCCTGGTCGACCAGGTCCGCTGCATCAGCGCGATGTTCACGCTGCACGCCGGGATGTTCGTGCTCCAGGACCTCGCGGGCGACGCGGAAGAGAAGCGCCAGGCGGTCCTGGAGGTCGCGATCGGCCTGGTGACACAGGCACACGAGGGCACTGACCGGCCTCTGTAG
- a CDS encoding M23 family metallopeptidase, producing the protein MFQRATTLSRTTRVSRVSRVSALAAGLGVSIVLGVTGVAAAAETGATGAVQVQAAAKKAATWVDPVKKYKLSASFNQAGNMWSSTHSGQDFAVPSGTKVVAAHGGTVVKAGGNGAGDGSAYGNAVVIKHGNGTYSQYAHLSRISVKVGQVVATGQRIALSGNTGNSSGPHLHFEIRTTANYGSAVDPVAFLRAKGVTV; encoded by the coding sequence ATGTTCCAGCGCGCCACCACCCTGTCCCGTACGACCCGCGTCTCCCGTGTCTCCCGCGTCTCGGCTCTGGCCGCCGGGCTCGGGGTGTCGATCGTCCTGGGGGTGACCGGGGTCGCTGCCGCCGCCGAGACCGGTGCGACGGGGGCCGTGCAGGTTCAGGCCGCCGCCAAGAAGGCCGCCACCTGGGTGGACCCGGTCAAGAAGTACAAGCTCAGCGCCAGCTTCAACCAGGCCGGCAACATGTGGTCGTCCACCCACTCCGGCCAGGACTTCGCGGTGCCGAGCGGTACCAAGGTCGTCGCCGCGCACGGCGGCACCGTCGTCAAGGCCGGCGGCAACGGCGCCGGTGACGGTTCGGCGTACGGCAACGCCGTCGTCATCAAGCACGGCAACGGGACGTACTCGCAGTACGCCCATCTGTCGCGGATCAGTGTGAAGGTCGGCCAGGTCGTGGCCACCGGGCAGCGCATAGCCCTGTCCGGCAACACGGGCAACTCCAGCGGCCCGCACCTGCACTTCGAGATCCGTACGACGGCGAACTACGGGTCCGCCGTCGACCCCGTGGCCTTTCTGCGGGCCAAGGGCGTGACTGTCTGA
- a CDS encoding HAD family acid phosphatase, with translation MTRGSAGSWTPWTRRIGLTAAAAIAAVTLAGPGTAQAATTAATASVSAAAEDVDYATWQQDCQTVMDQALPYLKQRIAAASKGEKQAIVFDIDNTTLETDYGFSYPSPANAPVLKVAQYAQDHGVALFFVTARPDIIKPFTQYNLTYVGYNVTGLYVRNLIDLFKNVADYKTAQRVDIESKGYTIIANIGNSATDLSGGHAEKTYKLPDYDGQLS, from the coding sequence ATGACAAGAGGCTCAGCAGGCTCCTGGACGCCCTGGACCCGCCGTATCGGCCTGACCGCTGCCGCCGCGATCGCCGCGGTGACCCTGGCCGGCCCCGGCACCGCCCAGGCCGCGACCACCGCTGCCACCGCGTCCGTGTCGGCAGCCGCCGAGGACGTCGACTACGCCACCTGGCAACAGGACTGCCAGACCGTGATGGACCAGGCCCTGCCCTATCTGAAGCAGCGCATAGCCGCCGCCTCCAAGGGCGAGAAGCAGGCGATCGTCTTCGACATCGACAACACCACCCTGGAGACCGACTACGGCTTCAGCTACCCGTCGCCGGCCAACGCACCCGTGCTGAAGGTCGCCCAGTACGCCCAGGACCACGGCGTCGCCCTGTTCTTCGTCACCGCGCGCCCGGACATCATCAAGCCCTTCACTCAGTACAACCTCACGTACGTCGGCTACAACGTGACCGGGCTGTACGTCCGCAATCTGATCGACCTCTTCAAGAACGTGGCCGACTACAAGACCGCGCAGCGCGTCGACATCGAGTCGAAGGGCTACACGATCATCGCCAACATCGGCAACAGCGCCACCGACCTGTCGGGCGGCCACGCCGAGAAGACGTACAAGCTGCCGGACTACGACGGCCAGCTGTCGTAG
- a CDS encoding ATP-dependent Clp protease ATP-binding subunit has protein sequence MFERFTDRARRVVVLAQEEARMLNHNYIGTEHILLGLIHEGEGVAAKALESLGISLEAVRQQVEEIIGQGQQAPSGHIPFTPRAKKVLELSLREALQLGHNYIGTEHILLGLIREGEGVAAQVLVKLGADLNRVRQQVIQLLSGYQGKETAGASGGPAEGTPSTSLVLDQFGRNLTQAARESKLDPVIGREKEIERVMQVLSRRTKNNPVLIGEPGVGKTAVVEGLAQAIVKGEVPETLKDKHLYTLDLGALVAGSRYRGDFEERLKKVLKEIRTRGDIILFIDELHTLVGAGAAEGAIDAASILKPMLARGELQTIGATTLDEYRKHLEKDAALERRFQPIQVAEPSLPHTIEILKGLRDRYEAHHRVSITDEALVQAATLADRYISDRFLPDKAIDLIDEAGSRMRIRRMTAPPDLREFDEKIAGVRRDKESAIDSQDFEKAASLRDKEKQLLAAKAKREKEWKAGDMDVVAEVDGELIAEVLATATGIPVFKLTEEESSRLLRMEDELHKRVIGQKDAVKALSKAIRRTRAGLKDPKRPGGSFIFAGPSGVGKTELSKALAEFLFGDEDALISLDMSEFSEKHTVSRLFGSPPGYVGYEEGGQLTEKVRRKPFSVVLFDEVEKAHPDIFNSLLQILEDGRLTDSQGRVVDFKNTVIIMTTNLGTRDISKGFNLGFAASGDKKSNYERMKNKVSDELKQHFRPEFLNRVDDVVVFPQLTQADILQIVDLMIGKVDERLKDRDMGIELSQAAKELLSKKGYDPVLGARPLRRTIQREIEDTLSEKILFGELRPGHIVVVDTEGEGETATFTFRGEEKSALPDVPPIEQAAGGAGPNLSKEA, from the coding sequence ATGTTCGAGAGGTTCACCGACCGCGCGCGGCGGGTTGTCGTCCTGGCTCAGGAAGAAGCCCGGATGCTCAACCACAACTACATCGGCACCGAGCACATCCTCCTGGGCCTGATCCACGAGGGTGAGGGTGTCGCCGCTAAGGCCCTGGAGAGCCTCGGGATTTCGCTCGAGGCGGTCCGCCAGCAGGTGGAGGAGATCATCGGGCAGGGGCAGCAGGCCCCGTCCGGGCACATCCCCTTCACCCCCCGTGCCAAGAAGGTCCTGGAGCTGTCGCTCCGCGAAGCCCTTCAGCTGGGCCACAACTACATCGGCACGGAACACATCCTGCTCGGCCTGATCCGCGAGGGCGAGGGCGTCGCCGCCCAGGTCCTCGTCAAGCTGGGCGCAGATCTCAACCGGGTGCGGCAGCAGGTCATCCAGCTGCTCTCCGGCTACCAGGGCAAGGAGACCGCCGGCGCCAGTGGCGGCCCCGCCGAGGGCACGCCCTCGACGTCCCTGGTCCTCGACCAGTTCGGCCGGAACCTCACCCAGGCGGCCCGCGAATCCAAGCTCGACCCGGTCATCGGGCGCGAGAAGGAGATCGAGCGGGTCATGCAGGTGCTGTCCCGCCGCACCAAGAACAACCCGGTCCTCATCGGTGAGCCCGGCGTCGGCAAGACCGCCGTCGTCGAGGGTCTCGCCCAGGCCATCGTCAAGGGCGAGGTGCCCGAGACCCTCAAGGACAAGCACCTCTACACCCTGGACCTCGGTGCGCTGGTCGCCGGCTCCCGCTACCGCGGTGACTTCGAGGAGCGCCTGAAGAAGGTCCTCAAGGAGATCCGCACCCGCGGCGACATCATCCTGTTCATCGACGAGCTGCACACGCTGGTCGGCGCGGGTGCCGCCGAGGGCGCCATCGACGCCGCTTCGATCCTGAAGCCGATGCTGGCCCGTGGTGAGCTGCAGACCATCGGTGCGACCACGCTCGACGAGTACCGCAAGCACCTCGAGAAGGACGCGGCCCTCGAGCGCCGCTTCCAGCCGATCCAGGTGGCGGAGCCTTCCCTCCCCCACACGATCGAGATCCTCAAGGGCCTGCGCGACCGGTACGAGGCGCATCACCGCGTCTCGATCACCGACGAGGCCCTGGTGCAGGCGGCGACGCTCGCCGACCGGTACATCTCCGACCGGTTCCTGCCCGACAAGGCGATCGACCTCATCGACGAGGCCGGTTCCCGGATGCGCATCCGCCGGATGACCGCGCCGCCGGACCTGCGCGAGTTCGACGAGAAGATCGCCGGCGTGCGCCGGGACAAGGAGTCCGCGATCGACTCGCAGGACTTCGAGAAGGCCGCCTCTCTCCGTGACAAGGAGAAGCAGCTCCTCGCCGCGAAGGCCAAGCGGGAGAAGGAGTGGAAGGCCGGCGACATGGACGTCGTCGCCGAGGTCGACGGCGAGCTGATCGCCGAGGTCCTGGCGACCGCCACCGGCATCCCGGTCTTCAAGCTGACCGAGGAGGAGTCGAGCCGCCTGCTGCGCATGGAGGACGAGCTCCACAAGCGGGTCATCGGCCAGAAGGACGCCGTCAAGGCGCTCTCGAAGGCGATCCGTCGTACGCGTGCCGGTCTGAAGGACCCGAAGCGTCCCGGTGGTTCGTTCATCTTCGCGGGTCCGTCCGGTGTCGGTAAGACCGAGCTGAGCAAGGCCCTGGCCGAGTTCCTCTTCGGTGACGAGGACGCGCTGATCTCCCTCGACATGTCGGAGTTCAGCGAGAAGCACACGGTGTCGCGTCTCTTCGGTTCCCCGCCCGGATACGTGGGTTACGAAGAGGGCGGCCAGCTGACCGAGAAGGTCCGCCGCAAGCCGTTCTCCGTCGTCCTCTTCGACGAGGTCGAGAAGGCCCACCCGGACATCTTCAACTCGCTGCTGCAGATCCTGGAGGACGGTCGCCTGACCGACTCCCAGGGCCGGGTCGTGGACTTCAAGAACACGGTCATCATCATGACGACCAACCTCGGCACGCGGGACATCTCGAAGGGCTTCAACCTGGGCTTCGCGGCCTCCGGTGACAAGAAGTCCAACTACGAGCGCATGAAGAACAAGGTCTCGGACGAGCTCAAGCAGCACTTCCGCCCCGAGTTCCTCAACCGCGTCGACGACGTGGTCGTCTTCCCGCAGCTCACGCAGGCCGACATCCTCCAGATCGTCGACCTGATGATCGGCAAGGTGGACGAGCGCCTCAAGGACCGGGACATGGGCATCGAGCTCTCCCAGGCCGCCAAGGAGCTGCTGTCCAAGAAGGGTTACGACCCCGTCCTGGGCGCCCGCCCGCTGCGTCGCACGATCCAGCGCGAGATCGAGGACACGCTCTCCGAGAAGATCCTCTTCGGCGAGCTGCGCCCCGGTCACATCGTGGTCGTCGACACGGAGGGCGAGGGTGAGACCGCGACCTTCACCTTCCGGGGTGAGGAGAAGTCGGCGCTGCCCGACGTCCCGCCGATCGAGCAGGCGGCCGGCGGTGCCGGACCGAACCTGAGCAAGGAGGCGTGA
- a CDS encoding SCO3374 family protein, translated as MVPTVPLPRRPLDTDDTPGGLTSDTGTDVTGDIRRWYENELGWATVPGSGSSGSPLRLAVGLCFDVLDVPAEAGFATLRQRARTRAPGSPVALCGDRMLVLVAAGSSDELPGLLDWLEWGGLTPDLRAIGAGGHIEAPLPPGFPGLPALPGFSGGTGDLPGPTNPQGAAVWLRPPETGCGTEIPLPTMSALGGVGGAPDLVRLVDTLATQCHRVRLRRASAQPLAFS; from the coding sequence ATGGTCCCCACGGTCCCCCTTCCTCGTCGCCCTCTTGATACGGACGACACCCCTGGTGGTCTCACGAGTGACACCGGTACCGATGTCACCGGTGACATCCGCCGTTGGTACGAGAACGAACTGGGGTGGGCGACAGTGCCCGGTTCCGGTTCCTCGGGGTCTCCGCTGCGGCTGGCCGTGGGCCTGTGCTTCGACGTGCTGGACGTGCCGGCGGAGGCGGGCTTCGCGACGCTGCGCCAACGGGCGCGGACACGGGCGCCGGGTTCCCCTGTGGCCCTGTGCGGGGACCGGATGCTGGTCCTGGTGGCCGCGGGCAGCTCGGACGAGTTGCCGGGGCTGCTGGACTGGCTGGAGTGGGGCGGGCTCACACCGGACCTGAGGGCGATCGGCGCGGGCGGCCACATCGAGGCACCCCTGCCACCCGGGTTTCCGGGGCTTCCCGCACTGCCCGGATTTTCCGGCGGTACGGGCGACTTGCCGGGCCCGACAAATCCGCAGGGGGCCGCTGTCTGGCTGCGGCCCCCTGAAACAGGGTGCGGGACGGAAATCCCACTGCCGACGATGTCGGCCCTGGGGGGCGTCGGAGGCGCCCCCGATCTCGTACGGCTGGTGGACACGCTGGCGACGCAATGCCATCGGGTCCGACTGCGGCGCGCGAGCGCTCAGCCGTTGGCCTTCTCGTAA
- a CDS encoding histone-like nucleoid-structuring protein Lsr2 produces MAQKVQVLLVDDLDGGEADETVTFALDGKTYEIDLTTANADKLRGLLDAYVKGGRRTGGRASGGRGKARVVTGGSQDTAQIRAWAKENGYEVNDRGRVPASIREAYEKANG; encoded by the coding sequence GTGGCACAGAAGGTTCAGGTCCTTCTTGTCGACGACCTCGACGGTGGCGAGGCCGACGAGACCGTGACGTTCGCGTTGGACGGCAAGACGTACGAGATCGACCTCACGACTGCCAATGCCGACAAGCTTCGCGGTCTCCTCGACGCCTACGTCAAGGGCGGCCGTCGCACTGGAGGTCGCGCTTCGGGTGGGCGTGGAAAGGCGCGTGTCGTCACTGGCGGCAGCCAGGACACCGCGCAGATCCGTGCTTGGGCGAAGGAGAACGGTTACGAGGTCAATGACCGTGGCCGCGTTCCCGCATCCATTCGTGAGGCTTACGAGAAGGCCAACGGCTGA